Proteins from one Mytilus galloprovincialis chromosome 11, xbMytGall1.hap1.1, whole genome shotgun sequence genomic window:
- the LOC143052773 gene encoding uncharacterized protein LOC143052773 encodes MAGKGHHLLKIVVKKCPHTVFYSKFTKEVPYKKVGRPQNVSELIRQVIDGFEDVTFVPYRLVGYRLGRTFTQSSIEIEPVDGQVNHKGIHTYISVPAAEGFHSIFKDGFERLQQSIDGNISSSDTESSNEDNLEDSISDLKAGFLRKIDFHEKCLQEIRDIPWHIQEPELFVTELLANHLFSKLTMSSIVIAKDYCTKQSTCPCSRCNDTIQFNNFGIGSEWLWYGAPDIVVYKSDNEINSIALPHSNEDEKENKEVMKELDFEEQQILKVQKQSEILRYPSNVSQFVAHAITFSYYQKAFQHRHRKIENLQNNVSLVPLIAINGNFFDIYLYDYENDILLRNANQISLWNEPEFKCLADFEFPEPTLNLSSVIMFWMMMNHLTIKPSLSDETVLRLKKSCGLDLSVELQKAIGKTVKLKKNFYPLQSCDIIEPYFSQMCKVESQQ; translated from the exons TGTCCACATACAGTATTTTACAGCAAATTTACCAAAGAAGTTCCGTATAAGAAAGTTGGTAGACCTCAAAATGTATCTGAACTGATAAGACAGGTTATTGATGGTTTTGAAGATGTCACGTTTGTACCCTATCGTTTGGTTGGCTATCGTTTGGGACGAACATTTACTCAGTCTTCCATTGAAATAGAACCAGTTGATGGACAAGTAAACCACAAAGgcatacacacatatatatcagTCCCAGCAGCAGAAGGATTCCATTCAATCTTTAAAGATGGATTTGAACGGCTGCAACAAAGTATTGATGGGAATATTAGTAGTTCTGATACAGAATCTTCAAATGAGGACAATTTGGAGGATTCAATCAGTGATTTAAAGGCAGGTTTTTTAAGGaaaatag ATTTTCATGAAAAGTGTTTGCAGGAGATTCGGGACATACCTTGGCATATTCAAGAACCAGAGTTGTTTGTCACAGAACTTTTAGCCAATCATCTGTTTTCAAAACTGACTATGTCATCTATTGTCATAGCAAAAGATTACTGTACAAAACAATCCACATGTCCCTGTAGTAGATGTAATGATACAATACAGTTTAATAATTTTGGAATTG GAAGTGAATGGCTTTGGTATGGGGCACCTGATATTGTTGTTTACAAAAGTGACAATGAAATAAACAGTATAGCATTACCACATTCAAATGAAGATGAAAAAGAGAACAAGGAAGTGATGAAAGAGTTAGATTTTGAAGAACAGCAGATACTCAAAGTTCAGAAACAGTCAGAGATATTGAGATATCCCAGTAATGTATCACAGTTTGTGGCCCATGCtataacattttcatattatcaaAAAGCCTTCCAACATAGACATAGGAAAATAGagaatttacaaaataatgtctCACTTGTGCCGCTAATTGCCATAAATGGAAACTTTTTTGATATCTATTTATATGATTATGAAAATGATATCTTGTTAAGGAATGCAAATCAGATTTCTTTGTGGAATGAACCCGAGTTcaaatgtttagctgattttgAGTTTCCAGAACCAACATTAAATTTGTCATCTGTAATTATGTTTTGGATGATGATGAATCATTTGACAATAAAGCCTAGCTTGTCAGACGAGACAGTTCTTAGACTGAAAAAGTCATGTGGTCTTGATTTGTCTGTTGAACTACAGAAAGCAATTGGTAAAACAGTCAAACTTAAGAAGAATTTTTATCCATTGCAATCATGTGATATTATTGAACCTTATTTCAGTCAGATGTGTAAAGTCGAAAGTCAACAGTAG